One window from the genome of Populus alba chromosome 15, ASM523922v2, whole genome shotgun sequence encodes:
- the LOC118056422 gene encoding LOW QUALITY PROTEIN: stamen-specific protein FIL1 (The sequence of the model RefSeq protein was modified relative to this genomic sequence to represent the inferred CDS: deleted 1 base in 1 codon), which translates to MAALKSLSSPVAVLLLLTALAVQTQLARSQQCTSQLIMNNLNVCAPFVVPGSANTNPSAECCNALEALQHDCLCSTLQISSRLPSQCNLPPLTCSN; encoded by the exons ATGGCAGCACTCAAATCCCTCAGCTCCCCAGTAGCAGTGCTTCTCTTGCTCACTGCACTAGCAGTGCAGACTCAACTGGCTCGCTCGCAGCAATGCACTTCCCAGCTC ATAATGAATAACCTAAATGTGTGCGCACCATTTGTGGTACCTGGTTCTGCTAACACCAACCCGAGTGCAGAGTGTTGTAATGCACTAGAGGCACTGCAACATGACTGCCTCTGCAGCACTCTCCAGATCTCGTCTCGCCTTCCTTCTCAATGCAATCTTCCACCTCTCACTTGTAGTAACTAG
- the LOC118056423 gene encoding protein FAR1-RELATED SEQUENCE 5, which translates to MEIGLPTSEKMDLNMDQDCCSSNSALVNASQLSASSKDDAYRGGLLKIGTEFESDEHAYRIYNKYAKVVGFSVRKDWLNRSKVHGLVVSRKFTCSKEGYRRKDKRDLNVKKRQKETRTGCLAHMIVTRQPDGKYRVTHFEAEHNHDNIDPNNADTQLLQRELFVDQAAKADLSSNSGTESSSTYGLMNRRIEVCQSLDYLAMDFENSLRSERVRDMKEGEAGRLLRYFHRQHIENPSFIHGIQVDIDDKVSNIFWADDKMVVDYDHFGDVVCLDTIYRTNKDLQPFVQFMGVNHHNQAIIFAAALLFDDTVESLKWLFNTFLEAMSGKKPKVILTDQDAAIAEAVNSILPETSHRICVWQMYQNVLKHLSHLVKDIESFSSDFRSCIYDSNYEEAFVHAWEGLLDKYGLQQNEWLRWMFREREKWSMVYGSNTFFLDMKGSHVVEDLSNNLRSYLNSDQDALQIFKIFERVVNEQRVKEKHANDEMTTCMPRLPGNVVLLKHASAIYTPKAFEIFQKEYEKCLNVVVSQCNENGFLLEYKVNAFGRPQEYTVTINSTDDTVVCNCMKFENVGFLCGHALKVLDDRNIKMVPFRYILKRWTKDARLGRSRNRNDFAAQENPKLVVANRYKDLCRNILKMSARAAESEDAFQFALRKLDALIEGVEKILMLKPDEGQGINSSRTMVNGHESENAEFFLNEKAIEDQVKDNRVEGSKERESDVPDRHQLKNVVGKGCQKKRFQLAQPPSPNTSNGISSPPQACVTTEGPTHNPLLQGVYNFEANQVVQCMYPLQNPVVMDHQDNPNMYRQSNSYAD; encoded by the exons ATGGAAATTGGACTTCCAACGTCAGAGAAGATGGACTTGAACATGGATCAGGATTGTTGTAGTTCAAATTCTGCACTGGTAAATGCATCTCAACTCAGTGCTTCATCAAAAGATGATGCTTACAGGGGTGGGTTACTAAAAATTGGCACAGAGTTTGAATCTGACGAACATGCTTACAGAATTTACAACAAGTATGCCAAAGTGGTAGGCTTCAGTGTTCGGAAAGATTGGTTAAATCGGAGTAAGGTGCATGGTCTAGTGGTGTCTAGAAAGTTTACTTGCTCTAAGGAAGGTTATCGGCGGAAAGACAAGAGAGACCTTAATGTGAAGAAGCGTCAGAAAGAAACAAGAACTGGTTGCTTGGCTCACATGATTGTCACTCGCCAGCCTGATGGTAAATACAGAGTGACACATTTTGAAGCAGAGCATAATCATGATAATATAGACCCAAATAATGCTGACACACAGCTATTACAGAGGGAGTTATTTGTTGATCAAGCTGCCAAAGCTGACTTGTCTAGTAACTCAGGGACGGAATCAAGCTCAACCTATGGACTGATGAACAGACGAATTGAAGTTTGTCAATCTCTTGATTATCTGGCCATGGATTTTGAAAATTCCCTACGGTCTGAAAGGGTTAGAGATATGAAGGAGGGGGAAGCAGGACGTTTGTTGCGTTATTTTCATAGGCAACACATTGAAAATCCATCATTTATTCATGGCATTCAGGTTGATATTGATGACAAAGTAAGTAACATATTCTGGGCTGACGATAAAATGGTAGTGGATTATGACCATTTTGGTGATGTGGTTTGTTTGGACACTATTTACCGAACAAATAAAGATCTTCAGCCATTTGTACAGTTCATGGGAGTGAACCATCACAATCAAGCAATAATTTTTGCTGCTGCACTTTTATTCGATGACACTGTTGAATCGCTCAAGTGGCTGTTTAATACATTTCTAGAGGCAATGTCTGGAAAGAAGCCAAAAGTCATTCTTACAGATCAAGATGCAGCAATAGCGGAAGCAGTCAATTCAATTTTACCAGAAACAAGCCATCGTATCTGTGTTTGGCAGATGTACCAGAATGTTCTTAAGCATCTTAGCCATTTAGTGAAGGATATTGAATCCTTTTCTAGTGACTTTCGAAGTTGTATTTATGACTCCAATTACGAGGAGGCTTTCGTTCATGCTTGGGAGGGTCTGCTGGACAAATATGGCCTTCAACAAAATGAGTGGCTAAGATGGATgtttagagaaagagagaagtggTCCATGGTATATGGCAGTAATACATTTTTTCTTGACATGAAAGGCTCACATGTGGTTGAAGATTTATCTAATAACTTGAGAAGTTATCTAAACTCTGACCAAGATGCGCTTcagattttcaagatttttgaaAGGGTTGTAAATGAGCAACGTGTCAAAGAAAAACATGCTAATGATGAAATGACTACATGCATGCCAAGGTTACCAGGTAATGTAGTTTTGCTAAAGCATGCAAGTGCTATTTATACGCCAAAGGCATTTGAAATATTTCAGAAGGAATATGAGAAGTGTTTAAATGTCGTAGTCAGCCAGTGCAATGAGAATGGATTTTTGCTTGAATACAAAGTCAATGCATTTGGACGGCCTCAAGAATATACAGTCACAATCAATTCAACAGATGACACAGTAGTTTGCAATTGCATGAAATTTGAGAATGTCGGATTTTTATGTGGCCATGCTTTGAAAGTTCTTGATGATCGGAACATAAAGATGGTTCCATTCCGATATATCTTGAAGAGATGGACAAAAGATGCAAGGCTCGGAAGATCAAGAAATAGAAATGATTTCGCTGCTCAAGAAAACCCAAAGTTGGTTGTAGCTAACCGTTACAAAGATTTGTGCCGCAACATATTGAAAATGTCAGCCAGGGCAGCTGAATCAGAGGATGCGTTTCAGTTTGCCTTAAGAAAACTAGATGCGTTAATTGAAGGTGTGGAGAAGATCTTGATGTTGAAACCTGATGAGGGTCAAGGCATCAATTCAAGTAGAACCATGGTGAATGGTCACGAAAGTGAAAATGCAGAGTTTTTCTTGAATGAGAAGGCAATCGAGGATCAAGTAAAAGACAACAGAGTAGAGGGATCAAAAGAAAGGGAGAGTGATGTTCCTGATAGACATCAACTGAAAAATGTGGTTGGAAAAGGCTGTcagaaaaaaagatttcagCTTGCACAACCACCCTCCCCTAATACTAGTAACGGCATTTCAAGTCCTCCACAAGCATGTGTTACTACTGAAGGCCCAACTCACAATCCTCTTCTGCAG GGTGTGTATAATTTTGAGGCCAATCAGGTGGTTCAGTGCATGTACCCGCTGCAGAATCCAGTAGTTATGGACCATCAAGATAATCCTAACATGTACCGACAATCAAATTCTTATGCTGACTAG